A genomic region of Methanothermobacter thermautotrophicus str. Delta H contains the following coding sequences:
- a CDS encoding ARPP-1 family domain-containing protein, producing MNETVREYLNGLEFLKPQVSGPMEVIPVRAPGGSLSYLTLSEAMEREVLWMGEVDESGSVPQVRAVNRSCEPVLLIDGEELEGGKQNRVINATVLLPEESETIIPVSCVEQARWSYTSKEFRDPGRVAALNVRLTKTRTVTENLEGMAGHIIDSGPEQTPEERAMEFYRSNQGMVWEEVNRLHRRTGTESGTGAMGDAYRKEEDKLNKFRKPFRPVKDQKGVLVAINGTIAGLEFVSRAEAYMRLHERIIGSYAIEAMLHDRVEHGPLNEGSFIEEIMGADEKSYPSPSYGTDHRYTSDHITGSALTHRGEVVHSVFFSLENDRLPCRAMEMMRSNHHISQNHQ from the coding sequence ATGAATGAGACCGTCAGGGAGTACCTTAATGGACTTGAGTTCCTGAAGCCCCAGGTTTCAGGACCCATGGAGGTCATACCGGTCCGGGCTCCCGGGGGAAGTCTGAGCTATCTTACATTATCAGAGGCCATGGAAAGGGAAGTGCTCTGGATGGGGGAGGTGGATGAGTCAGGCTCGGTGCCGCAGGTGCGTGCAGTGAACCGCTCCTGCGAACCCGTGCTCTTAATTGATGGTGAGGAACTTGAGGGTGGCAAGCAGAACCGTGTGATCAATGCAACGGTTCTATTACCTGAGGAATCCGAGACAATCATACCTGTGAGCTGTGTTGAACAGGCAAGGTGGTCCTACACCTCAAAGGAGTTCAGGGACCCGGGGAGGGTTGCTGCCCTGAATGTCCGCCTTACAAAGACAAGGACAGTTACAGAGAACCTGGAAGGGATGGCCGGACACATCATTGATTCAGGACCAGAGCAGACACCTGAAGAGAGAGCCATGGAATTCTACCGTTCAAACCAGGGAATGGTATGGGAGGAGGTGAACAGGCTCCACAGGAGGACAGGTACAGAATCAGGGACCGGAGCAATGGGGGATGCCTACCGGAAGGAGGAAGATAAACTCAACAAATTCAGAAAACCATTCAGACCCGTGAAAGACCAGAAAGGTGTTCTTGTAGCTATAAACGGGACGATAGCTGGACTCGAATTTGTTTCAAGAGCTGAGGCCTACATGAGGCTCCATGAGAGGATCATAGGAAGCTATGCCATTGAGGCCATGCTGCATGATAGGGTAGAACATGGCCCCCTGAATGAGGGTAGCTTCATTGAGGAGATAATGGGTGCAGATGAGAAGAGCTACCCATCCCCCAGCTACGGTACAGACCACAGGTACACCTCAGATCACATTACCGGTTCAGCCCTCACACACAGGGGTGAGGTGGTGCACTCTGTTTTCTTCAGCCTGGAGAATGACCGGTTACCTTGCAGGGCCATGGAAATGATGAGGAGCAATCATCACATATCACAGAACCATCAATGA
- a CDS encoding cobaltochelatase subunit CobN, translating to MIAWVLEAARRNIWSADGSLVRDLANRYIELAGEYGVVCCHHTCANIVFNNWVVKVSSLNQASLKKFAAALAAATGKSIDVPGSDGSQPGSANDGSGVGETGKPDSGSAGSAGSSSSGSASTSSSDAAGESSSSEGRESGKAYEVSASNSSGSAESQVPLYAILGVVALVLLVGFGYFRGK from the coding sequence ATGATTGCCTGGGTCCTTGAAGCCGCAAGGAGAAACATCTGGAGCGCCGACGGTTCCCTGGTGAGGGATCTTGCAAACCGTTACATTGAACTCGCAGGAGAGTACGGTGTTGTCTGCTGCCACCACACCTGCGCAAACATTGTCTTCAATAACTGGGTGGTGAAGGTCTCATCCCTCAACCAGGCATCCCTCAAGAAGTTTGCAGCTGCACTGGCTGCAGCCACAGGGAAGTCCATTGATGTCCCTGGCTCTGATGGTTCACAGCCAGGATCAGCAAATGATGGTAGTGGGGTCGGCGAGACAGGTAAACCGGATTCAGGTTCCGCAGGATCTGCAGGTAGCAGTTCATCAGGCAGTGCATCCACTTCATCATCAGATGCTGCTGGAGAGTCATCATCCAGTGAAGGAAGAGAATCAGGGAAGGCCTATGAGGTTTCAGCCTCAAATAGCAGCGGTTCAGCAGAGAGTCAGGTGCCCCTCTATGCAATTCTGGGTGTCGTGGCACTTGTACTGCTCGTAGGATTTGGTTACTTCAGGGGTAAATAA
- a CDS encoding carboxypeptidase regulatory-like domain-containing protein has translation MILTVSLTGAVSAAEVTGHVREIYNETSGSYTTLEGALPVRNATVTIIHNGSVLNETRTAPDGSYRINFNDTFPAVVQIKYSSYRTASYTINGSCTINHTFMPDIAIISSVPEKGRILKSMENRRIIYHDMWDPSSSANDWIMEYVNFAYLDMAMPGTGWGDSWYPYLLRSPANQRNMIAAAFGYPTDTDSDHGGARG, from the coding sequence GTGATACTCACAGTTTCACTCACAGGAGCTGTCAGTGCAGCAGAGGTGACAGGACACGTCAGGGAGATATACAATGAAACATCAGGGAGCTACACAACCCTGGAAGGTGCGCTACCAGTCAGAAACGCCACTGTAACCATAATACATAACGGATCTGTTCTCAATGAGACACGTACAGCGCCGGATGGCTCATACAGAATCAACTTCAACGACACATTCCCTGCGGTTGTCCAGATAAAGTATTCCAGCTACAGGACAGCCAGCTACACCATCAACGGCTCATGCACCATCAACCACACCTTCATGCCAGATATAGCCATAATAAGTTCGGTTCCAGAGAAGGGCCGCATCCTCAAATCAATGGAGAACCGGAGGATAATCTACCATGACATGTGGGATCCATCATCATCGGCAAACGACTGGATAATGGAGTACGTGAACTTCGCCTACCTGGACATGGCCATGCCCGGGACAGGATGGGGCGACTCATGGTACCCCTACCTTCTGAGGAGCCCTGCGAACCAGAGGAACATGATAGCAGCGGCCTTCGGTTACCCCACCGATACAGACAGCGACCATGGGGGGGCACGGGGCTGA
- a CDS encoding cobaltochelatase subunit CobN, with protein sequence MVPLPSEEPCEPEEHDSSGLRLPHRYRQRPWGGTGLNLLGGTPGNDTPGTIENTYIASYYALASGTAARENLENMVKYIQYLMGETTSNPVENGQGPVMAAPDWGLYHPDRGVMSVAASREQIRTWIEGNPGLIPPYDSLRWIDQNFSSWAENQRNDVYREFENWYSANKNITGPFIVVVSYNPSNTVDAIIREAERQGRAAFNLYQGATSPAVSSLLEELTLGVNGKGPLNRNISAVISLYSWSLNYANLPSGGALSELERINLPVLKAVQLYSNSSLTNPLGAQYEWTWQVTIPGFEGVFSPVVVSYTDSSQNEVVIQSGVRKMVELANAWARLRELENSEKKIAVILYSYPPGKDGFTASYLDVFRSLHELLVKLNESGYRVERIPSPEELYTIVSEFGNKGTWAQPLLERYVSEHRRELEARGQLLDIQRYLEWFNALPEKLRSEVISRWGQPPGNIMTVNGSIVIPGLMLGNIFITVQPARGWDEVTDYHNPYLPPHHQYLAFYRWIDEVLGADAMVHLGTHGTLEFLPGRMIGLMEDDWPFQLTSLPNIYPYIVSNPGEGMVAKDRSGALIIDHMTPAMVQSGLYGALIEIHDLIHQYENALKVGNNQILPALESRIKTEASEMGFNMTGNFTEALERLHLSLHEIESDIIPLGLHSLGRVLEGDELLEEVLTIASSRSDLLENIRKQLYPGLPAYTEMLKDPLRYSDEIASVKNLARLWIGSIINGTVPSGINATDLEFINDTIMKIRGNTEWQSILAALSGGFIRPGLAGDPAWCDVLPTGANFYSTNPRKMPTRAAWETAVRIVDSMLAEYYQKHGSFPELIGMVMWGTELLRTDGIAIAEFLYLLGVKPQWNSNGDVNPAPVLMNASELMITVNGTRIPRPRIDVFVTAVTGNQLWIDLMNKAVELAASASDTENYVKKHYSECGSLDRVFGLRGLVLEGTGVSDMTPATSRWNTSSELADVYLSRVSYAWRSTPGGVDIQQNRGTFQYLLGKVNLVTQNLDSTWRLMDTDDYYDWFGGMVLASRHLGGNPDTALIDIRNRNTVTVRTVAEEIELEIRSQLLNPKYMDSLLNHPAGGLNMLQGTKMSLELQLQPAASAMNSGTSSQGTF encoded by the coding sequence ATGGTACCCCTACCTTCTGAGGAGCCCTGCGAACCAGAGGAACATGATAGCAGCGGCCTTCGGTTACCCCACCGATACAGACAGCGACCATGGGGGGGCACGGGGCTGAACCTCCTCGGAGGGACACCCGGCAATGACACCCCCGGTACCATTGAGAACACCTACATTGCAAGCTACTATGCCCTTGCATCAGGAACAGCTGCCAGGGAGAACCTGGAGAACATGGTGAAGTACATCCAGTACCTCATGGGTGAGACCACATCCAACCCAGTGGAGAACGGCCAGGGCCCGGTTATGGCAGCCCCTGACTGGGGACTATACCACCCTGACCGTGGCGTCATGAGCGTCGCAGCAAGCAGGGAGCAGATAAGAACCTGGATAGAGGGCAACCCGGGACTCATCCCACCCTATGACAGCCTCAGGTGGATAGACCAGAACTTCTCATCATGGGCAGAAAACCAGCGAAACGATGTCTACAGAGAATTTGAGAACTGGTACAGTGCAAACAAGAACATCACAGGACCCTTCATCGTCGTTGTAAGCTACAACCCATCAAACACCGTGGATGCCATAATCCGGGAGGCTGAGAGGCAGGGAAGGGCAGCATTCAACCTCTACCAGGGTGCCACCAGCCCCGCAGTGAGTTCCCTCCTCGAGGAGCTCACACTGGGTGTCAACGGTAAGGGGCCCCTGAACCGTAACATAAGCGCCGTCATATCCCTCTACTCCTGGTCCCTCAACTACGCGAACCTGCCATCCGGCGGGGCCCTCAGCGAACTTGAGAGGATCAATCTGCCCGTACTGAAGGCTGTGCAGCTCTACAGCAACTCAAGCCTGACAAACCCCCTGGGTGCACAGTACGAGTGGACCTGGCAGGTCACAATACCCGGATTTGAGGGCGTGTTCTCACCCGTGGTTGTATCATACACCGATTCATCACAGAATGAGGTCGTGATTCAGTCAGGGGTCCGGAAGATGGTCGAACTGGCGAATGCATGGGCCAGACTCAGGGAACTTGAAAATTCAGAGAAGAAAATTGCGGTGATACTCTACAGCTACCCTCCGGGTAAGGATGGATTCACGGCATCATACCTTGACGTCTTCAGGAGCCTCCATGAACTCCTTGTGAAGCTCAATGAAAGCGGCTACAGGGTTGAGAGGATACCATCACCTGAGGAGCTCTACACCATCGTCTCAGAGTTCGGTAATAAGGGCACCTGGGCCCAGCCACTTCTTGAGAGGTATGTGTCAGAGCACAGGAGGGAGCTGGAAGCCAGAGGTCAGCTGCTCGACATCCAGAGGTACCTTGAATGGTTCAACGCCCTCCCTGAGAAGCTGCGCTCAGAGGTCATATCAAGGTGGGGCCAGCCCCCAGGCAACATAATGACGGTTAACGGGTCCATCGTCATCCCTGGTCTGATGCTGGGGAACATCTTCATAACTGTCCAGCCGGCCCGTGGCTGGGATGAGGTCACAGACTACCATAACCCATATCTGCCACCCCACCACCAGTACCTGGCCTTCTACCGCTGGATCGATGAGGTCCTAGGCGCCGATGCCATGGTCCACCTGGGGACCCATGGAACCCTCGAGTTCCTCCCGGGAAGGATGATCGGCCTCATGGAGGATGACTGGCCCTTCCAGCTCACCAGTCTGCCCAACATATACCCATACATAGTCTCAAACCCTGGTGAGGGAATGGTGGCAAAGGACCGCAGCGGTGCACTCATCATAGACCACATGACACCTGCAATGGTCCAGAGTGGCCTCTACGGTGCACTCATTGAGATCCACGACCTCATCCACCAGTACGAGAACGCCCTTAAGGTCGGTAACAACCAGATACTCCCTGCACTGGAATCCCGGATAAAGACTGAGGCCTCAGAGATGGGCTTCAACATGACCGGTAACTTCACAGAGGCCCTTGAGAGACTCCACCTCAGTCTACATGAGATAGAGTCAGACATAATACCCCTGGGACTCCACAGCCTCGGCAGGGTCCTTGAGGGTGACGAGCTCCTGGAGGAGGTTCTCACCATAGCATCATCAAGGTCAGATCTCCTCGAGAATATCAGGAAACAGCTCTATCCGGGTCTGCCAGCCTACACTGAGATGCTGAAGGACCCACTGCGCTACAGTGACGAGATAGCCTCAGTGAAGAACCTTGCACGTCTATGGATAGGCAGCATCATAAACGGTACTGTGCCCTCCGGGATAAATGCCACGGACCTTGAGTTCATCAATGACACCATCATGAAGATACGTGGAAACACCGAATGGCAGAGCATCCTCGCAGCGCTCTCAGGTGGATTCATAAGACCTGGACTTGCAGGGGACCCTGCCTGGTGTGACGTACTTCCAACAGGCGCCAACTTCTACTCAACAAACCCCAGGAAGATGCCCACAAGGGCTGCATGGGAGACCGCAGTGAGGATAGTTGATTCGATGCTTGCAGAGTACTACCAGAAGCATGGCAGCTTCCCTGAACTCATCGGTATGGTTATGTGGGGCACTGAACTCCTGAGGACCGACGGGATAGCCATTGCAGAGTTCCTATACCTTCTCGGAGTTAAACCCCAGTGGAACAGTAACGGTGACGTCAACCCAGCCCCGGTCCTCATGAATGCATCAGAACTCATGATAACAGTGAACGGTACCCGGATACCAAGGCCACGTATAGACGTATTTGTAACAGCAGTCACAGGTAACCAGCTCTGGATAGACCTCATGAATAAGGCCGTTGAACTTGCAGCTTCAGCCAGTGACACCGAGAACTATGTGAAAAAACATTACAGTGAATGCGGATCCCTTGACCGTGTATTCGGTCTCAGGGGACTCGTACTCGAGGGTACTGGTGTATCTGATATGACACCTGCAACCTCAAGGTGGAACACCAGCAGTGAACTCGCAGACGTCTACCTGTCAAGGGTATCCTATGCCTGGAGGTCCACCCCAGGAGGCGTGGATATACAGCAGAACCGGGGCACGTTCCAGTACCTCCTGGGTAAGGTGAACCTGGTGACACAGAACCTGGACAGCACATGGAGGCTGATGGACACCGACGACTACTATGACTGGTTCGGTGGAATGGTCCTCGCATCAAGGCACCTGGGAGGTAACCCCGATACAGCTCTTATAGATATAAGGAACAGGAACACGGTTACAGTGAGAACGGTGGCCGAGGAGATTGAACTTGAGATCAGATCCCAGCTCCTCAACCCCAAGTACATGGATTCCCTCCTCAATCACCCAGCGGGTGGCTTGAATATGCTTCAAGGTACAAAAATGTCTTTGGAATTGCAGTTACAACCGGCAGCGTCAGCAATGAACTCTGGGACCAGCTCGCAAGGAACCTTCTGA
- a CDS encoding DUF2085 domain-containing protein, whose product MRFRYICHRKPERTFSFRGHYFPVCSRCTGIYLGAFTYFLYAFLIPVKYTAATVLLALLLVIPTFIDGFTQLMGYRESNNVLRFSTGLPAGIGLAVLTKVLKHLILHI is encoded by the coding sequence ATGAGGTTCAGGTACATATGTCACAGAAAACCGGAGCGAACATTCTCATTCAGGGGGCACTACTTCCCTGTTTGTTCAAGGTGTACCGGCATATACCTGGGGGCCTTCACCTATTTCCTGTATGCATTCCTCATACCTGTGAAGTACACAGCAGCCACTGTGCTTCTGGCATTGCTTCTTGTGATCCCCACATTCATTGACGGATTCACCCAGCTGATGGGTTACAGGGAAAGCAACAATGTTCTGAGATTCTCAACTGGCCTGCCAGCAGGTATTGGACTGGCAGTGCTCACAAAGGTCCTCAAACATCTCATACTCCACATCTGA
- a CDS encoding CRISPR-associated transcriptional regulator Csa3, with product MDTTLISTIYSIEPVMFCITQFSPRKVVLLKEDKAPREKEQVEQVLRDTLGNFVEITTFETSLYDVVSIARDMVEIIDEERAHGRRVVVNISGGRKTQALGALFGCYARNHDVQRIVYVTEEDNELIDLPILSFGISKTKKQVLEELKAGEKSVKNLAVKIGISRGMTYNHIRELRDMGFIDREKLEITSAGELAVL from the coding sequence ATGGATACCACGCTTATATCCACGATATACTCCATTGAACCGGTGATGTTCTGCATAACACAGTTCTCACCGCGAAAGGTGGTTTTACTCAAGGAGGACAAGGCTCCCAGGGAAAAGGAGCAGGTGGAGCAGGTTCTCAGGGACACCCTCGGCAACTTCGTCGAGATAACAACCTTTGAGACCAGCCTCTATGACGTTGTGAGCATTGCAAGGGATATGGTGGAGATCATAGACGAGGAAAGGGCCCATGGAAGGCGTGTGGTTGTGAACATAAGCGGGGGCAGGAAGACCCAGGCACTCGGCGCACTCTTTGGCTGCTACGCAAGAAACCACGACGTCCAGCGCATAGTCTATGTGACTGAGGAGGACAATGAACTGATAGACCTCCCGATACTGAGCTTCGGAATCTCCAAGACAAAGAAACAGGTCCTTGAGGAGCTCAAGGCCGGTGAAAAATCCGTTAAAAACCTTGCAGTTAAGATAGGCATAAGCAGGGGGATGACCTACAACCACATAAGGGAACTCCGTGACATGGGGTTCATCGACCGGGAAAAGCTTGAAATAACCTCAGCCGGCGAACTCGCAGTACTCTAA
- a CDS encoding ATP-binding protein codes for MPIISLNRTDVFFGRERELVRIRECLNDPGFVIVTGMRGSGKTAILRKLHGENPSRTTLIDMRCADIREVHEGIQDFRRIMALARTVEWNILIDSMPPEPSAFREAWKMSSMYSMGCAVSTTYSRHLLDEIKEGIPELAIVNIPPLRDRETENYIRMKAPKFRATAAGLDYIYRLTEGLPLFIDSFLNVLSDGVIYGPALLEENFTAKFQQIAFPWMVELSQLSPVEKRILSDLCDAPIPEGAVGDEEIEGLELRGLVELRGGEWHLTSKLLLRVLTELRKQVGCL; via the coding sequence ATGCCCATAATCTCCCTGAACAGGACTGATGTGTTTTTTGGAAGGGAAAGGGAACTTGTAAGGATCAGGGAATGCCTCAATGACCCTGGATTCGTGATTGTAACAGGTATGAGGGGCTCCGGAAAAACAGCTATTCTTAGGAAACTCCATGGGGAGAACCCCAGCAGGACAACTCTAATCGATATGAGGTGCGCCGATATAAGGGAGGTCCATGAGGGGATACAAGACTTCAGGAGGATAATGGCGCTGGCCAGGACTGTTGAGTGGAACATCCTCATAGATTCAATGCCACCTGAACCATCAGCCTTCAGGGAGGCCTGGAAGATGAGCAGTATGTACTCAATGGGATGCGCGGTCTCCACCACCTACAGCAGACACTTACTGGATGAGATTAAAGAGGGAATACCTGAACTGGCCATCGTCAACATACCACCCCTTAGGGATAGGGAAACAGAGAACTACATCCGCATGAAGGCACCCAAATTCAGGGCCACAGCTGCAGGCCTGGATTACATCTACAGACTCACAGAGGGGCTTCCCCTCTTCATTGACAGCTTCTTGAACGTCCTCTCAGATGGGGTCATCTATGGGCCGGCGCTGCTGGAGGAGAACTTCACTGCCAAGTTTCAGCAGATCGCATTTCCCTGGATGGTGGAGCTATCACAGCTCAGTCCCGTGGAGAAGAGAATCCTCTCTGATCTCTGTGACGCCCCCATACCAGAGGGGGCTGTTGGTGATGAGGAAATTGAGGGGCTTGAGCTCCGGGGCCTCGTGGAGCTGAGGGGAGGGGAGTGGCACCTCACCAGCAAACTTCTGCTGCGTGTTCTGACTGAACTCAGGAAACAGGTGGGCTGCCTTTAG
- a CDS encoding DUF4064 domain-containing protein, producing the protein MADAPETSRTLELVLGVIGGIFGLLGGLFAIVFSVFGPELLYLGMSAILASILGIIGSVYVRNNPRRGGAVLIISAVWLLISISAFAIPGTVFIGIAGVLALIR; encoded by the coding sequence ATGGCGGACGCTCCAGAAACATCAAGGACACTTGAACTTGTCCTTGGAGTGATAGGCGGGATTTTCGGTTTACTGGGAGGACTTTTTGCCATTGTTTTCTCGGTATTTGGACCCGAACTCCTGTACCTGGGTATGAGTGCAATTCTGGCCTCAATTCTGGGTATCATAGGATCTGTGTATGTGAGGAATAACCCCCGCAGGGGTGGTGCTGTACTCATAATAAGTGCAGTATGGCTCCTCATAAGCATATCTGCCTTTGCGATTCCAGGTACAGTTTTCATTGGTATCGCAGGAGTCCTTGCCCTCATAAGGTAG
- a CDS encoding ATP-dependent helicase produces the protein MTGEIQLTDEQRRAVEHFTGPLLVVAGPGAGKTRIIVERVAHLIDERGAEPSSLVVITFTRKAADELKERIIRRVGGRAEEMQISTIHSFCNRILRMYPDHHTLGSNFHVLDEENQLMFIYEHREQLGLGNVQRERFPLIQGFFSECQENMVDPETLIQHYRNKGAGRFEMTVAEAYQRYLNLMDENGLLDFAGMQWRVVRLLENDSKILDDLRSRYRFLMVDEYQDTNQIQERFLELLAGEECNIFAVGDEDQSIYGFRGSTPENFLGFQKKYGAEVVMLEKNFRSVPSIVDVTQRFMDGYREYPKDIRPVRDSENRVFILDNPTHQDEPSNVVGIIRALVDHGVIPHQGYVTLLFRSVKHDAVEIMNELRREGIPFNVYGEGGFFDREEILYIMHLLHHTRNERRKIIRKLKYEHLEGEFMDLTPGSVNRILDMDEEELRGLREHREFRGAGFTDPDDIRKLVALNRLIDSDLGVLERYYEILELTEYPHRLLERGDDESREKLYNLARFSSLIKDYERISLEPGVEGLMEFIRMAMSGRIKKYDQILLDNPYSVNIMTMHRAKGLEFPVVIICSVFNGKFPRKVRERSELELPEELRRSTMRTDEIEERRLFYVGMTRAQDMLIVSATKNHRGRIGYSEFIEDLIKTSRITSDRLGRIDPEDARIEIIKNSCQVGGH, from the coding sequence ATGACAGGGGAGATTCAGCTCACAGATGAACAGCGCAGAGCAGTTGAACACTTCACCGGACCCCTCCTCGTTGTTGCAGGGCCGGGGGCCGGGAAGACCAGGATCATAGTGGAGAGGGTCGCCCACCTCATAGATGAGAGGGGTGCTGAACCATCATCCCTGGTCGTGATAACCTTCACCAGGAAGGCCGCAGATGAACTCAAGGAGAGGATAATCAGACGTGTGGGTGGAAGGGCAGAGGAGATGCAGATATCAACCATACACTCCTTCTGCAACCGCATACTCCGCATGTACCCCGACCACCACACCCTCGGCTCAAACTTCCATGTCCTGGATGAGGAAAACCAGCTCATGTTCATATACGAACACAGGGAACAGCTGGGACTTGGCAATGTACAGAGGGAGAGGTTCCCCCTCATCCAGGGCTTCTTCAGCGAGTGCCAGGAGAACATGGTCGACCCCGAGACCCTGATCCAGCACTACAGAAATAAGGGTGCAGGGAGGTTCGAGATGACCGTTGCAGAGGCCTACCAGAGGTACCTCAACCTCATGGATGAGAACGGCCTGCTTGACTTTGCAGGGATGCAGTGGAGGGTCGTCAGACTCCTTGAAAACGACAGTAAGATCCTGGATGACCTCAGGTCAAGGTACAGGTTCCTCATGGTGGACGAGTACCAGGACACCAACCAGATACAGGAGAGGTTCCTTGAACTCCTGGCAGGGGAGGAATGCAACATCTTCGCTGTTGGAGACGAGGACCAGAGCATCTACGGTTTCAGGGGATCCACCCCCGAAAACTTCCTGGGCTTCCAGAAGAAGTACGGTGCCGAGGTTGTCATGCTTGAGAAGAACTTCAGGTCCGTCCCCAGCATAGTTGACGTCACCCAGCGGTTCATGGATGGTTACAGAGAGTACCCCAAGGACATAAGGCCCGTGAGGGACTCAGAGAACAGGGTATTCATCCTGGACAACCCCACACACCAGGATGAACCATCCAATGTGGTGGGAATAATAAGGGCCCTCGTTGACCACGGTGTAATACCCCACCAGGGCTACGTGACCCTCCTCTTCAGAAGCGTGAAGCACGATGCAGTGGAGATAATGAATGAACTACGCAGGGAGGGCATACCCTTCAATGTATACGGTGAGGGAGGCTTCTTTGACCGGGAGGAAATACTCTACATCATGCACCTCCTCCACCACACCCGGAATGAGAGGAGGAAGATAATCAGAAAACTGAAATACGAACACCTTGAGGGCGAGTTCATGGACCTGACCCCCGGCAGCGTCAACCGCATCCTGGACATGGATGAGGAGGAATTAAGGGGCCTCAGGGAGCACAGGGAATTCAGGGGGGCAGGATTCACAGACCCCGATGACATCAGGAAACTTGTGGCCCTCAACAGACTCATCGACAGCGACCTCGGAGTACTTGAGAGGTACTATGAGATCCTTGAACTGACAGAGTACCCCCACAGGCTCCTTGAGAGGGGTGATGATGAGTCAAGGGAGAAGCTCTACAACCTGGCAAGGTTCAGCTCACTCATAAAGGACTACGAGCGCATATCCCTGGAGCCAGGCGTGGAGGGCCTCATGGAGTTCATAAGGATGGCCATGTCGGGTAGAATCAAAAAGTACGACCAGATACTCCTTGATAACCCCTACTCAGTCAACATAATGACAATGCACAGGGCCAAGGGCCTCGAGTTTCCGGTGGTCATAATATGCTCTGTATTCAACGGGAAATTCCCCAGGAAGGTCCGGGAGAGGAGTGAACTCGAATTACCCGAGGAACTCCGTAGGAGCACCATGAGGACTGATGAGATCGAGGAGAGGCGCCTCTTCTATGTGGGGATGACCCGGGCCCAGGACATGCTCATAGTATCAGCAACCAAAAACCACAGGGGCCGGATCGGTTACTCGGAGTTCATAGAGGATCTCATCAAAACTTCAAGGATAACCAGTGACAGGCTGGGGAGGATAGACCCAGAGGATGCCAGGATAGAGATCATAAAGAACAGCTGCCAGGTTGGAGGACATTGA
- a CDS encoding pseudomurein-binding repeat-containing protein, whose amino-acid sequence MSDRTILVIVAVMVILAGAAVALQLMDTCSTSGAGEEAIIKKTDDGYYLNLQAALELAEMDPRNGTVNYRGFNFTGPQRLYIFSRAVVMIGFNDTGMIHVRDYGGPEDPYGYLDTATLTESEYLDMAERTYTWMESHGRSPNHVGIYVKGSPDITPELAEKIFREVLLEYMRTGMLPEIISV is encoded by the coding sequence GTGTCTGATAGGACCATCCTGGTAATTGTGGCTGTCATGGTTATCCTCGCCGGGGCGGCGGTGGCACTGCAGCTCATGGACACCTGCAGCACTTCAGGTGCCGGTGAAGAGGCTATCATCAAAAAAACAGATGATGGATACTACCTCAACCTCCAGGCAGCCCTGGAGCTTGCAGAGATGGACCCTCGCAATGGAACCGTGAACTACAGGGGCTTCAACTTCACCGGACCACAGCGCCTCTACATCTTCTCAAGGGCCGTGGTAATGATAGGATTCAATGACACTGGCATGATACACGTCAGGGATTACGGGGGACCTGAGGACCCCTACGGCTACCTTGACACCGCCACCCTCACAGAGAGCGAGTACCTTGACATGGCAGAGCGCACCTACACATGGATGGAATCCCATGGCAGAAGCCCCAACCATGTGGGGATCTACGTGAAGGGCTCACCTGATATAACGCCAGAGCTTGCAGAGAAGATCTTCAGGGAGGTCCTCCTTGAATACATGAGGACAGGAATGCTCCCTGAAATCATAAGCGTCTGA